One window of Coregonus clupeaformis isolate EN_2021a unplaced genomic scaffold, ASM2061545v1 scaf1534, whole genome shotgun sequence genomic DNA carries:
- the LOC123487218 gene encoding uncharacterized protein LOC123487218: MRRAGCQEVAVNAGKRSRKNPENEPSHSNIKRPKCAEVNFLPNFPQGEDPSSLDLLRQAIVEEVKKTERNLPLISKMMQNTFALRRQIIVMSCPPVKELMDLWPALHMQSEELHDVHTRRTTVLHALPDYLLEEVSVFFRTCVDDMDEPDLWDASVVLLTTVSDDATSPVHYHPVRVSVVLEGDVVVSLPRLADAFLVMFGLIYALHLSYPKGLTNTFEFTQKILLGLDDSKLSPKLQNLKNELMLYV; encoded by the exons ATGAGAAGGGCTGGATGTCAGGAGGTCGCTGTAAATGCTGGGAAAAGAAGCCGAAAAAACCCTGAGAATGAACCTTCACACTCCAACATCAAAAGGCCTAAGTGTGCAGAGGTCAACTTTCTGCCTAACTTTCCTCAAGGAGAGGATCCCTCAAGCCTTGACCTTTTGAGGCAGGCTATTGTCGAGGAAGTAAAGAAGACTGAGAGAAACCTACCCCTTATTAGTAAGATGATGCAGAACACGTTTGCCTTGCGACGACAGATTATTGTAATGTCCTGCCCACCGGTGAAAGAGCTAATGGACCTCTGGCCTGCTCTTCATATGCAGTCTGAG GAATTACATGATGTCCACACAAGGCGTACCACTGTTCTCCATGCCCTTCCTGATTATCTACTAGAGGAAGTCTCTGTATTTTTCAGAACATGTGTG gaTGATATGGATGAGCCAGACCTGTGGGATGCATCAGTGGTCCTCCTTACAACAGTCAGTGATGATGCCACAAGCCCAGTTCACTACCACCCAGTGAGAGTCTCTGTCGTCCTAGAGGGTGATGTGGTTGTCAGTCTCCCCAGGCTTGCTGATGCCTTCCTGGTAATGTTCGGCCTGATTTATGCACTACATCTCAGCTATCCCAAGGGACTGACAAACACTTTTGAGTTCACACAGAAAATCTTGCTTGGTCTTGATGACTCTAAACTGTCACCCAAGCTGCAGAATCTTAAAAATGAGCTGATGTTGTATGTGTAA